The genomic region GCATAAGTGTTCGAACTCCACGTTCACAAGGCTAATGGTTGTATCCTCTTCAAGAAGTGCCATGGCAGTACCGGTGTTCCCAAAAATTGCCCGGTAGAGATTCTCGGACTCCACAAGTGCCTGCGAAGTTGTTTTGAGATCGGTAATATCCCGGCATTCCGCAATGAGGTACTGTGCTTTGCCATTGCGATCTTTTACCGGTTTTATGGAAAAATCCGTGTATCTGGGGGATCCATCTTCTGAAGTATCCAGGATCTCGAACCGGGTGAACTCCCCCCGGGCAGCTGACAGAACCGCATATTTCATCTTCCGTGAAAGATTGCGGGAATATGACCAGAGTTTTGTATCCGGGTAAGGAATCTTAGCGAGATCCGGTATGGATGCAGCGCCGAATGCGGAGAGCGGACGGTTTGTGTTGACGAGGATTCCGTCGGTAGTCAACAGATCGATAAATTGGAAGGTCTGTTCAAACATTGCCCTTATTTTATTCTCCCGATCAACGAGCTCTTTATCCGTATTCACCAGGTCATTATAGTCCTGGCGGAGTTCGCCTTCTGTTGCGGTCAGCTGTTCGTAGGCAGCAGAGAGGTTCGAGTTCTTCTGCTGGAGCTCGTTCTCGCTCTTCTTCCGGTCCGTGATATCCCTGCCTTCCGCTATAAGATACAATAACCCCCCGGCCTTGTCGTATACCGGTATGAGTGAGAAATCTGTGTAATGGAAGGATCCATCGGCTGTCTTGTGGGAACCTTCGAGCCGGACAAAATTCCCGAGCTTGGCTGACTGGATCGCTTCCTGTAATTCCTGCTGGAGTTTTTCAGAATGCGTCCACCAGGGAGTCTCCCAGAATGGTTTACCGGTCACATCCGATTCACTGATACCGCTGAACGTCAGCGCAGTTTGGTTTGCATTGGTAATCTGATAGGAATCGGGATCAATAATCAAAAGTATGGTCTGGATATTTTCAAATATTCTCTGAAAATATGAATCAGCCCCGGTTTTTGCGGCAGGGCTTTCTTTCCCGATTCCGGTTTGGTCTTCCACAGGAAACACCTGACAGTTCTTTTATAAATCAGGTAAATATAATTTGGCTCTCTGTTTATGCAACCCGGGGTGGTTGTGATGCATTTACTCCCACCAGCAGTCACATATATACACCGGTGAACTGCCGTTGTATCTGCATGGGACCGCTCTTCAGGTTCAATCGGTGCATCCCCCATAATCCCGTGTAGCAAAAGGGCTCCGTTCTGACCATATAACCCCGCGGTTCAATGGATGTCCTGGCAGGTGCAAAGGGACCACTCCTGCCATTTCAGGATTATATATTGTGAAGAGGTCCATGCATATCTGTCAATACACAATACAGGAGATAGAATCATGACCATAACACAGCAAATCCGCGAGCACAGCGTCTTTCTGCGGGCCTGCGAAGGCATCC from uncultured Methanoregula sp. harbors:
- a CDS encoding PAS domain S-box protein — protein: MFPVEDQTGIGKESPAAKTGADSYFQRIFENIQTILLIIDPDSYQITNANQTALTFSGISESDVTGKPFWETPWWTHSEKLQQELQEAIQSAKLGNFVRLEGSHKTADGSFHYTDFSLIPVYDKAGGLLYLIAEGRDITDRKKSENELQQKNSNLSAAYEQLTATEGELRQDYNDLVNTDKELVDRENKIRAMFEQTFQFIDLLTTDGILVNTNRPLSAFGAASIPDLAKIPYPDTKLWSYSRNLSRKMKYAVLSAARGEFTRFEILDTSEDGSPRYTDFSIKPVKDRNGKAQYLIAECRDITDLKTTSQALVESENLYRAIFGNTGTAMALLEEDTTISLVNVEFEHLCGFSKSEIEGHMSWTRFIDAEDLKRMQEEFATRKIGDSPVTPTQSEFRFITKTGEVRDIFLTMDNIPETKKSVASLMDITERNQMTQKLSAALKEKEVLLREIHHRVKNNLQIIISLLNLQSHSFSDEKVLGAIMESQNRVRAMALVHEKVYQSENLSEIDITEYIRYLGTYLFQFYNVNMNIIHLKIEGEHIRMGINTAVPLGLIINELISNSLKHAFPRGSSGEILVRLEATDSDTEILVSDNGIGFAKDYDWEKSETLGLMLVQSLIRQILATVEMDGAAGTQYRIKIPLKKMESGHL